The following are encoded in a window of Cycloclasticus pugetii PS-1 genomic DNA:
- the cysC gene encoding adenylyl-sulfate kinase, with translation MYKETNKRSLIKGVTWRIVATTTTMLIVYVFFGRLDLAIATGLLESVLKIGLFWLHEKAWLKVRWGKKRIEPFNLWFTGLPLSGKTTIADKVFEQLEKLDIPIERIDSKDIRDLIPNIGYTRDDRNRHMHRIGNLVCTLQNNSVSTVASFVSPYKESRRAIREMVRNNIVVYVKADIETCKKRDHKGAYAKALSGEFKNFPGVDEVYEEPEHAEVVVDTDALSVDKSVEVIVKYVKKHYIK, from the coding sequence ATGTATAAAGAAACGAATAAGCGCTCTCTTATCAAAGGGGTGACGTGGCGTATTGTTGCGACAACAACAACGATGCTGATTGTCTACGTGTTTTTTGGTCGACTGGATCTTGCTATTGCAACGGGGTTGCTGGAAAGTGTTTTAAAAATTGGACTTTTTTGGCTGCACGAAAAGGCTTGGCTAAAAGTGCGCTGGGGGAAAAAAAGAATAGAGCCTTTCAATCTTTGGTTTACCGGCTTACCACTGAGTGGCAAAACGACCATTGCTGATAAAGTTTTTGAGCAACTTGAAAAGCTTGATATCCCCATTGAGCGGATAGATTCAAAAGATATTCGGGACCTCATCCCGAATATTGGTTATACAAGGGACGATAGAAATCGTCATATGCACCGTATTGGCAACCTTGTTTGTACCTTGCAGAACAATTCAGTGTCAACTGTTGCCTCGTTTGTTTCACCGTATAAAGAATCACGCAGAGCAATTCGTGAAATGGTCAGAAATAATATTGTTGTTTACGTAAAGGCAGACATCGAAACGTGTAAAAAGCGTGATCATAAGGGTGCTTACGCAAAAGCCTTAAGTGGGGAGTTTAAAAACTTTCCTGGCGTCGATGAGGTATATGAGGAACCTGAGCATGCCGAAGTAGTCGTTGATACGGATGCTTTGTCAGTTGACAAGTCAGTTGAAGTAATTGTTAAGTACGTTAAAAAGCATTACATCAAATAA